From Mytilus edulis chromosome 9, xbMytEdul2.2, whole genome shotgun sequence, the proteins below share one genomic window:
- the LOC139489262 gene encoding jmjC domain-containing protein 8-like, with the protein MCDVWYLLLVHVIFTLIVCSICVSLDNGGWATDESSILAFEGPCNIEVRDASQLSQEEFIKRYAHQSPVVVKGATDNRNFHQICSKDELIRNHGTKKIRLSSANTYSYEKRDVSLKYYIENVMKPQTLTMLGNETFYWFGDNNYTEWEDVFNRYKPPPYKLPFMTGAYSFGVADAGTGVPFHFHGPGFGEVIYGRKRWFLYPPEKTPSFHPNRTTLQWLFEDYPNLHPDDKPIECTINQGEIIYFPDRWWHATLNIDKSVFISTFLG; encoded by the exons ATGTGTGACGTGTGGTACTTACTTCTAGTTCATGTAATATTTACACTTATTGTTTGTTCAATATGTGTGTCTTTAGACAATGGTGGATG ggCTACAGATGAATCATCAATACTAGCTTTTGAAGGACCTTGTAATATAGAAGTTAGAGATGCAAGTCAATTATCACAAGAAGAATTTATTAAAAG ATATGCTCACCAAAGTCCCGTAGTTGTAAAAGGTGCCACAGATAACAGAAACTTTCACCAAATTTGTAGTAAGGATGAATTGATACGAAATCATGGGACAAAAAAGATAAGACTAAGCTCAGCTAACACATACTCATATGAAAAAA GAGATGTGTCATTAAAGTATTATATAGAAAATGTTATGAAACCTCAGACCTTAACAATGCTTGGAAATG AAACCTTTTACTGGTTTGGAGACAATAATTATACAGAATGGGAGGATGTGTTTAACAGATACAAACCACCACCTTATAAGTTACCTTTTATGACGGGAGCTTACAGCTTTGGTGTTGCAG ATGCAGGGACTGGTGTACCatttcattttcatggtccagGTTTTGGTGAAGTTATTTATGGAAGAAag cGTTGGTTTTTATATCCACCAGAGAAAACCCCATCTTTTCATCCCAACAGAACTACCCTGCAATGGTTGTTTGAAGATTATCCTAATCTACATCCTGATGATAAACCAATAGAATGCACAATAAATCAGGGAGAG ATTATATATTTCCCAGACAGATGGTGGCATGCAACGCTAAATATAGATAAGAgtgtttttatttcaacattcTTAGGATGA